The following are encoded together in the Bacillota bacterium genome:
- the mnmA gene encoding tRNA 2-thiouridine(34) synthase MnmA: protein MSKGRVLVAMSGGVDSSLAAALLKDEGYEVIGATMQIWPDVVPEVAENYGGCCSLVAVEDARRVADRLGIPYYVLNLRETFERAVVDDFVAEYSRGRTPNPCIICNHVVKFTALLEKALALECRFIATGHYARVARDLGTGRHLILKARDNRKDQTYALYGLTQGQLAHVLWPLGGLTKPEVRRRAAACGLPTADKPESQEICFVMDDDYARFVRERAPEAFTPGPFKDIHGQVIGTHRGLPNYTVGQRKGLGLTAQRPMYVVRLEPDENAVVLGFAEDVYSRGLEAGGCNFIPFDQLDGPMRVGVKVRYGAEEAPGVIEPIEGGDGIRATFDRPQRAVTPGQAVVFYDDEVVVGGGKIEQAVSR from the coding sequence TTGAGCAAGGGACGGGTCCTGGTGGCGATGAGTGGCGGGGTCGACAGCTCGCTGGCGGCCGCGTTGCTCAAGGACGAGGGGTATGAGGTCATCGGGGCGACCATGCAGATCTGGCCCGACGTCGTCCCCGAAGTGGCCGAGAATTATGGTGGCTGTTGTTCGCTCGTGGCCGTCGAGGATGCCCGGCGGGTCGCCGACCGGTTGGGCATCCCTTACTATGTCTTGAACCTGAGAGAGACCTTCGAGCGGGCGGTCGTCGACGACTTCGTCGCTGAATACAGCCGCGGTCGAACCCCGAACCCGTGCATCATCTGCAATCATGTGGTCAAGTTCACGGCTCTTCTGGAGAAGGCCCTGGCCCTGGAATGCCGGTTCATCGCCACCGGACACTACGCCCGGGTGGCCAGGGATCTGGGCACCGGACGACACCTCATCCTCAAGGCCCGGGACAATCGGAAGGATCAGACCTACGCCCTCTACGGCCTGACCCAGGGCCAACTGGCCCACGTCCTCTGGCCGCTGGGCGGGCTGACCAAGCCCGAGGTCCGGAGGAGGGCCGCGGCGTGCGGGCTGCCGACGGCGGACAAGCCCGAGAGCCAGGAAATCTGCTTCGTGATGGATGACGATTACGCCCGCTTCGTCCGGGAGCGGGCCCCGGAGGCCTTCACCCCGGGGCCCTTCAAGGACATCCACGGGCAGGTCATCGGCACCCACCGCGGACTGCCCAACTACACCGTCGGGCAGCGGAAGGGCCTCGGCCTGACGGCCCAGCGGCCGATGTACGTCGTTCGCCTGGAGCCCGACGAGAACGCCGTCGTCCTCGGCTTCGCCGAGGATGTCTACAGCCGGGGGCTCGAGGCCGGCGGCTGCAACTTCATCCCTTTCGACCAGTTGGACGGCCCGATGCGGGTCGGGGTGAAGGTGCGGTACGGGGCCGAGGAGGCCCCGGGGGTCATCGAACCGATCGAGGGCGGCGATGGCATCCGGGCCACCTTCGATCGTCCGCAGCGGGCGGTCACGCCCGGCCAGGCCGTCGTCTTCTATGATGATGAGGTCGTCGTCGGCGGGGGGAAGATCGAGCAGGCGGTCAGCCGTTGA
- a CDS encoding Rrf2 family transcriptional regulator, translated as MKLSTKGRYGVMAMVDLALNSQDGPVSLKAVAERQGLSENYLEQLAGPLRKAGLITGVRGAQGGYTLAREAQGITVGDIIRVLEGPIAPVDCASESEGPYQHCAKSQGCVARSVWVKLRDSITKALDSVTLADLVTEARTDAENYSLYL; from the coding sequence GTGAAGCTGTCGACGAAAGGCCGATACGGGGTCATGGCCATGGTCGACCTGGCCCTGAACAGCCAGGACGGGCCGGTGTCCTTGAAGGCCGTGGCCGAACGGCAAGGTCTCTCCGAGAACTACCTCGAACAACTGGCCGGACCCCTTCGCAAGGCCGGGCTGATCACCGGCGTCCGCGGTGCCCAGGGCGGCTATACGCTGGCCCGGGAGGCCCAAGGGATCACCGTCGGCGACATCATCAGGGTCCTCGAGGGCCCCATCGCCCCGGTTGATTGCGCCAGCGAGAGCGAGGGTCCCTACCAGCACTGCGCCAAGTCCCAGGGCTGCGTGGCCCGGAGCGTCTGGGTCAAGCTGCGGGACAGCATCACCAAGGCCCTCGACTCCGTGACCCTGGCCGACCTGGTCACCGAGGCCAGGACTGACGCCGAAAACTACTCCTTGTACCTGTGA
- a CDS encoding amidase domain-containing protein has product MRSRKCISLLVVLTVLMFSVSPAWAAGSADSRSRDVTDVVHRAFGERVRALNSNNTKALEGFYVQGSDAIAHEASRQMAWRAVEKKLGGPITAFTLDRLDMMDPTLDGNNAMLKAYEVIMFSWKDAAGGDNLSGLGVWHDITLAYANANWRIVSDAYDEGPLVWGQPCSNPNIATPTVRLASAPDAVVNPKVIYVPYNRSNAASYADSWVIHNSTIGYNVRDASYYNPAYKNYNPPDYGGDCANFVSQALFAGGWQYDSSWWYNNNGTGGTQTSDDTASTTWTYAPTHFSYWAGARGVQVGSPSQLDTGDPVYYDWAYVSPDGPDKIQHVAIVVGRTTDGVPLVDAHNWDYYHVPYSGIVVQGDKIYLVHVNNYIPWN; this is encoded by the coding sequence TTGAGAAGTCGGAAGTGTATTAGTCTCTTGGTGGTGCTGACAGTTCTCATGTTCAGCGTTTCGCCGGCCTGGGCAGCGGGGAGTGCAGATTCCAGATCCCGTGATGTGACGGATGTTGTCCACCGTGCTTTCGGAGAACGGGTTCGAGCACTGAACAGCAATAATACCAAGGCCCTTGAGGGCTTCTACGTACAAGGATCTGACGCAATTGCACACGAGGCCTCCAGACAGATGGCGTGGCGGGCGGTCGAAAAGAAGCTTGGTGGACCGATTACCGCATTCACGCTGGACAGACTAGACATGATGGATCCTACACTTGACGGAAACAATGCGATGCTCAAAGCGTATGAAGTGATAATGTTCTCGTGGAAGGACGCGGCTGGAGGTGATAACCTTTCTGGGCTCGGTGTATGGCATGACATTACTCTCGCCTATGCCAACGCGAATTGGCGCATTGTGAGCGACGCGTACGACGAGGGCCCGCTCGTTTGGGGACAGCCCTGCAGCAATCCGAATATAGCCACCCCGACCGTACGCCTCGCTTCTGCACCAGATGCAGTGGTTAATCCGAAGGTGATATATGTTCCGTATAACCGCTCGAACGCTGCAAGTTACGCCGATAGCTGGGTCATTCACAACTCTACGATCGGCTACAATGTACGAGACGCGAGCTACTACAACCCCGCCTACAAGAACTACAACCCTCCAGATTATGGGGGCGATTGCGCCAACTTCGTATCTCAGGCATTATTCGCAGGAGGGTGGCAGTACGATTCGTCTTGGTGGTATAACAACAACGGGACAGGCGGAACTCAAACGTCTGATGATACGGCCTCCACAACGTGGACCTACGCTCCAACGCATTTCAGCTATTGGGCTGGAGCGAGAGGTGTGCAGGTCGGGAGTCCCTCGCAGCTTGACACAGGTGATCCTGTTTACTATGACTGGGCTTACGTGAGTCCAGATGGTCCCGACAAAATTCAGCATGTGGCTATAGTCGTGGGTCGGACCACTGATGGGGTTCCGCTGGTAGACGCCCACAACTGGGACTACTACCACGTACCGTATTCCGGCATCGTGGTCCAGGGCGACAAGATATATCTTGTTCATGTCAACAACTACATTCCATGGAACTAG
- a CDS encoding UbiX family flavin prenyltransferase, with protein MDRYVLGVTGASGAVYGLRAMELLLNAEAEVHMVITEAARKTISQEMGLALPTEPAGQTEALLRFWIDRAPRRAVPERVRRGFSCYAPDDLGAPPSTGAFATSGMIIAPCTMAAAAAVAAGLAGDLIERTAEVTIKEGRPLVVVPREAPLSGIHLRNLLALSEMGVRVHPACPSFAGGPKDVGRLVDSVVVRALASLGVEPEPAEDRFASPRPAKRY; from the coding sequence ATGGACCGCTATGTCCTCGGGGTGACCGGGGCCAGCGGGGCCGTCTACGGGCTCCGGGCGATGGAGCTGCTTCTCAATGCCGAAGCCGAGGTGCACATGGTGATCACCGAGGCCGCTCGGAAGACCATTTCCCAGGAAATGGGGCTGGCCCTCCCGACCGAACCGGCCGGCCAGACCGAGGCCCTCCTCCGCTTCTGGATCGACCGCGCCCCGCGGCGGGCCGTCCCGGAGCGGGTACGGCGGGGCTTCTCCTGTTACGCCCCGGACGACCTGGGAGCGCCGCCCTCGACCGGGGCCTTCGCCACCTCGGGGATGATCATCGCCCCCTGTACGATGGCCGCCGCCGCGGCCGTCGCCGCCGGGCTGGCGGGCGACCTCATTGAACGGACCGCCGAGGTGACCATCAAGGAGGGACGTCCCCTGGTCGTCGTCCCGCGCGAAGCTCCGCTCAGCGGCATCCACCTGCGCAACCTGCTGGCCCTGTCGGAGATGGGGGTCCGCGTCCACCCGGCTTGCCCGAGCTTCGCCGGCGGGCCCAAGGACGTTGGCCGGCTCGTCGATTCGGTCGTCGTCAGGGCCCTGGCGTCGCTGGGGGTCGAGCCAGAGCCGGCGGAGGACCGCTTCGCCTCGCCGCGACCGGCTAAACGGTATTAG
- the nifS gene encoding cysteine desulfurase NifS, whose protein sequence is MAEQRRVYLDHAATTPVLPEVVRMMDHYMLEAFGNPSSIHAFGREARKGVEEAREQIAALMGANPTEIIFTSGGTEADNLAIQGTARGRREFGNHIITSAIEHHAILHTCEYLEKEGFRVTYLPVDKYGMVDPEDVRKALTPQTILVTIMGANNEVGTIQPSAEIGRIVKEHSNAYYHIDAVQTYGNWPVSVDDLRVDFMSVSSHKIYGPKGCGALYQRKGVKLMPLVFGGSHERKRRAGTENVPGIVGFGKAAEIAKNTLDQRIAHNTSLRDRLISGLLAQIDYAQLNGHPVKRLPANANISVEYVEGESMLLNLDMKGVAASSGSACTSGSLEPSHVLLAMGLPHEVAHGSLRLTVGTDNSMEDIEYVIGTLPDIVRRLRSMSPLYADKIKGHAAAPLTPAEEEHHEDV, encoded by the coding sequence ATGGCCGAGCAACGCCGAGTTTACCTTGACCACGCCGCCACGACCCCGGTCCTACCGGAAGTCGTCCGGATGATGGATCACTACATGCTCGAGGCCTTCGGCAACCCGTCGAGCATCCACGCTTTCGGGCGGGAGGCCCGCAAGGGGGTCGAGGAGGCCCGCGAGCAGATCGCCGCGCTGATGGGGGCGAACCCCACCGAGATCATCTTCACCTCGGGCGGGACCGAGGCCGATAACCTGGCTATCCAGGGGACGGCCAGGGGCCGGCGCGAGTTCGGCAACCACATCATCACTTCGGCCATCGAGCACCACGCCATCCTTCATACCTGTGAGTACCTCGAAAAAGAAGGCTTTCGGGTGACCTATCTCCCGGTCGACAAGTACGGGATGGTCGACCCGGAGGACGTCAGGAAGGCCTTGACCCCCCAGACCATCCTGGTGACGATCATGGGGGCCAACAACGAAGTCGGGACGATCCAGCCGTCGGCCGAGATCGGCCGGATCGTCAAGGAGCACAGCAACGCTTACTACCACATCGACGCCGTCCAAACCTACGGCAACTGGCCGGTCAGCGTGGACGACCTGCGGGTCGACTTCATGTCGGTGTCGTCGCACAAAATTTACGGGCCCAAGGGCTGCGGCGCCCTCTACCAACGCAAGGGGGTCAAGCTGATGCCCCTGGTCTTCGGCGGGTCGCACGAGCGCAAGCGACGGGCCGGGACCGAGAACGTCCCCGGAATCGTCGGCTTCGGCAAGGCGGCCGAGATCGCCAAGAACACCCTCGACCAGCGGATCGCCCACAACACGTCCCTTCGGGACCGACTGATCTCCGGGCTCCTGGCCCAGATCGATTACGCTCAGCTCAACGGCCACCCGGTGAAGCGCCTGCCGGCCAACGCCAACATCTCGGTCGAGTACGTCGAGGGCGAGTCGATGCTCCTCAACTTGGACATGAAGGGCGTCGCCGCGTCGAGCGGTTCGGCCTGCACCTCCGGCTCCCTCGAGCCGTCCCACGTCCTCCTGGCCATGGGCCTGCCGCACGAGGTCGCCCACGGGTCTCTGCGGTTGACGGTCGGCACCGACAACTCCATGGAGGACATCGAGTACGTCATCGGGACGTTGCCAGACATAGTCCGGCGGCTCCGTTCGATGTCACCGCTCTACGCCGACAAGATCAAGGGCCACGCGGCCGCGCCACTCACGCCCGCCGAGGAGGAGCATCACGAAGATGTATAA
- a CDS encoding glycosyltransferase, with protein sequence MALSWRQTAEHYHRGLVRLVDGRPTEALAEFDEVGFLGGLSSAYDYNRGLAELWVGELDRALGDLHRAAKAADGPSPALLGVAAASLLLGRVSDARAGLAEAARRIPPLPRLASLASVIDGVTGGSRLTDYPALVARQMSVARKGHHPLVLTFLTDPPVLCGGQLIYYEWVNGMAARGHEVTVLSHGQAPPWKEVKAPFRTLPLSQRLSDAIPPGDASFGIYWDQIADLVAGNPRSTPFYVFQGDPYIFERGHERLSAELSPHVAKVVDHLYGQPCRLIVISDLLHDLLKKHYDRESVVVENAIEPSHFFPRPKTSVPGRPRIVFMGPEAEFKGTKEIKVALDLLRQRGVTFEAIHICPNPSADPSFTGLFIEAPPPEEIGRIVAEADLLVSASHYESFAMPPLEAMACGTTVVTAANDGVRQYAVDGSNCLMFPPGNIEAMAAAIESAIKDQGLRDRLVQAGQAAAARFRWPKSLSKLEDIVWDQTVALQPDLRPLAKTVAEAEARRAGARSQTVSVCMIVRNEASHLGRCLAGIEEVADELVVADTGSADHSALIAILFGGKVGPFPWGDDFSAARNWVLDQANGDWILCLDADEELHPESILPLLALARSDTSADAFYLTAENLCGSDDRQPGDDSRVLRLFRNNGAYRFEGRIHEQVLPSIIRAGGRVEASSIRLRHYGYLGAETAAKDKPRRNIRLLEECLQEQPEDLYLRFQLAREQLRTGDDEAAVDTYDRVVRGLLKRKAAVTSEDFVPVAVLGATQIHLRTGRAARAKEIADQFSPLWPDYAELNLTRGQALRSLGHHREAARAFLGCIAGGPSPAGRYSLTWGLGVVVEAWRELGLTYEESGHPAEALAAYQQALAVSPGHPETLQYLSSLILRSEHPQKAFPHLVGLVSGADDRLALGPATVVAKASIKERFPQFAEELLTKALGPLVKAGTASPDQEIPLYWLAIALEAQNRYDESGAIFARLADCPDVGREARWHWALRSVLVGRPVETADCLGPLTERAPAEAGLYLELARVMAAGAGPGSGGRAATTETVPQPLTGARKAFMSLAEHLWDLGEAGAFEGLISLAGRVFENAGKAARELGKLYYRRGAEDEALACLVRAAENGASDGDSLACLGKLAWRRGLPEDAVEFLRRSIWADAGRFQAWLDLVRVLVDLDRRGEALKVVQAALAGPFRGHAVFLALEQELAAGAA encoded by the coding sequence TTGGCACTCTCCTGGCGGCAGACGGCTGAACATTACCATCGGGGCTTGGTCCGACTGGTCGACGGTCGACCGACCGAGGCTCTGGCGGAGTTCGATGAGGTCGGTTTTCTCGGCGGGTTGTCTTCAGCCTACGATTACAATCGCGGGCTCGCTGAGCTTTGGGTCGGCGAACTTGACAGGGCCCTTGGGGACTTGCACCGGGCGGCCAAAGCCGCGGACGGACCCTCCCCGGCCCTACTTGGGGTGGCCGCGGCCAGCCTTCTGCTGGGGCGGGTATCGGACGCCCGTGCCGGCCTGGCGGAAGCGGCCAGGCGTATACCTCCTCTTCCGCGCCTGGCTTCATTGGCCTCCGTCATTGACGGGGTGACCGGCGGATCCAGGCTTACGGACTACCCGGCCCTGGTCGCCCGCCAGATGTCAGTCGCCCGGAAAGGCCACCATCCGCTGGTCCTCACGTTCCTGACCGACCCCCCAGTCCTTTGCGGTGGCCAACTGATCTACTACGAGTGGGTCAACGGAATGGCCGCGCGCGGCCATGAGGTCACCGTCCTGTCGCACGGTCAGGCGCCGCCGTGGAAAGAAGTGAAGGCGCCTTTCCGGACCCTGCCCCTCTCCCAGCGGCTCAGTGACGCGATCCCCCCGGGTGACGCCTCCTTCGGCATCTATTGGGACCAGATAGCCGATTTGGTCGCCGGAAACCCACGCTCCACGCCCTTCTATGTCTTCCAGGGCGACCCCTACATCTTCGAACGAGGCCACGAGCGGCTCTCGGCCGAATTGAGCCCACACGTGGCCAAGGTGGTCGACCACCTGTACGGCCAACCCTGCCGCCTAATCGTCATCTCCGATCTGCTTCATGACCTCTTGAAGAAGCATTATGACCGCGAGAGCGTGGTCGTCGAGAACGCCATCGAGCCCAGCCATTTCTTCCCGCGGCCAAAAACGTCCGTCCCCGGACGCCCCAGGATCGTCTTCATGGGCCCGGAGGCCGAGTTCAAGGGGACCAAGGAAATCAAGGTCGCCCTCGATCTCCTGCGGCAGCGAGGAGTGACTTTCGAGGCCATCCACATCTGTCCGAACCCGTCCGCTGATCCCTCCTTCACGGGCCTTTTCATTGAGGCCCCACCGCCCGAGGAAATCGGCCGGATCGTGGCCGAGGCCGACCTCCTCGTCTCGGCCTCCCACTATGAGTCCTTCGCCATGCCTCCGCTGGAAGCCATGGCCTGCGGGACGACGGTGGTCACGGCGGCCAACGACGGGGTCCGCCAATATGCCGTCGACGGCAGCAACTGCTTGATGTTCCCGCCTGGAAACATCGAAGCGATGGCCGCGGCCATCGAGTCGGCGATCAAGGACCAAGGGCTACGTGACCGCCTGGTTCAGGCCGGCCAAGCGGCGGCGGCCCGGTTCAGGTGGCCCAAGAGTCTTTCTAAACTGGAGGATATCGTTTGGGATCAGACCGTAGCCCTTCAGCCCGATCTGAGGCCATTGGCCAAAACGGTCGCCGAAGCAGAGGCCAGACGGGCGGGGGCCCGGAGCCAGACGGTCAGTGTCTGTATGATCGTCCGAAACGAGGCGAGCCACCTGGGGCGGTGCCTGGCCGGCATCGAAGAGGTCGCCGATGAGCTTGTCGTGGCCGACACCGGGTCGGCGGACCACTCGGCCCTGATCGCCATCCTCTTCGGAGGAAAGGTCGGCCCATTCCCTTGGGGTGACGACTTCAGCGCCGCCCGTAACTGGGTTCTGGACCAGGCCAACGGGGACTGGATCCTCTGTCTTGACGCCGACGAGGAACTCCATCCTGAGAGCATTCTTCCCCTGTTGGCGCTGGCCCGCTCAGACACCAGCGCCGACGCTTTCTATCTCACCGCGGAGAATCTCTGCGGCAGCGACGATCGGCAACCGGGTGACGACAGCAGGGTCTTGCGGCTGTTCCGAAACAACGGGGCCTATCGTTTCGAAGGGAGGATCCACGAGCAGGTCCTGCCCTCGATCATCAGGGCCGGTGGTCGGGTCGAGGCCTCGTCCATCCGCCTTCGGCACTATGGTTACCTGGGCGCCGAGACAGCGGCCAAGGACAAGCCCAGAAGGAACATCAGGCTCCTGGAGGAATGCCTGCAGGAGCAACCTGAGGACCTCTACCTGCGCTTCCAGCTGGCCAGAGAGCAGTTGCGGACGGGTGACGACGAGGCCGCCGTGGATACCTATGACCGGGTCGTCCGTGGGCTACTCAAACGGAAGGCGGCAGTGACCAGCGAGGACTTCGTACCGGTGGCCGTCCTGGGGGCGACCCAGATTCACCTGCGCACCGGGCGGGCGGCCCGGGCCAAGGAGATAGCCGATCAGTTCAGCCCACTCTGGCCCGATTACGCTGAACTGAACCTGACCCGTGGTCAAGCCCTGAGGTCCCTCGGCCACCATCGGGAGGCCGCCCGGGCATTCCTGGGGTGCATCGCCGGCGGCCCGTCGCCGGCCGGCCGATACAGCCTCACCTGGGGCCTTGGGGTCGTCGTAGAGGCCTGGCGGGAGCTGGGTCTGACCTACGAGGAAAGTGGGCACCCGGCGGAAGCGTTGGCCGCTTACCAGCAGGCCCTGGCAGTGTCGCCCGGCCATCCGGAGACTCTCCAGTACCTGTCTTCTCTGATCCTCAGATCGGAGCACCCTCAAAAGGCCTTCCCGCATTTGGTCGGGCTTGTTTCCGGGGCCGACGACCGACTGGCCCTGGGGCCGGCGACGGTCGTCGCCAAGGCTTCAATCAAGGAACGGTTCCCCCAGTTCGCCGAAGAGCTCTTGACCAAGGCCCTGGGGCCGTTGGTCAAAGCCGGAACGGCCTCGCCGGACCAAGAGATCCCCCTCTACTGGCTGGCCATCGCCCTGGAAGCTCAAAACCGCTATGACGAGTCTGGGGCCATCTTCGCCCGCCTAGCAGACTGCCCCGACGTCGGCCGCGAGGCCCGTTGGCACTGGGCCCTCCGCTCGGTCCTGGTTGGACGACCCGTCGAAACGGCTGATTGTCTGGGTCCCTTGACGGAGAGGGCCCCCGCTGAAGCGGGTCTGTATCTCGAACTCGCGCGAGTCATGGCCGCCGGCGCCGGGCCCGGATCAGGCGGCCGCGCGGCGACCACCGAGACCGTGCCTCAGCCCCTGACGGGTGCCAGGAAAGCCTTCATGTCCCTGGCCGAACACCTGTGGGACTTGGGGGAAGCGGGTGCCTTCGAGGGCTTGATCAGTTTAGCCGGACGCGTCTTTGAAAACGCCGGAAAGGCCGCCCGGGAGTTGGGCAAACTGTACTACCGGCGGGGGGCCGAGGATGAAGCCCTGGCCTGTCTGGTGCGGGCGGCAGAGAACGGGGCCAGCGATGGGGATTCCCTGGCCTGCCTTGGAAAGCTGGCCTGGCGGAGAGGTTTGCCCGAGGACGCCGTCGAATTCCTGCGACGCTCGATTTGGGCCGACGCCGGTCGGTTCCAGGCCTGGCTTGATTTAGTCAGAGTCTTGGTGGACCTCGACCGGCGTGGGGAGGCGCTCAAGGTGGTCCAGGCGGCTCTGGCCGGGCCGTTCCGTGGACATGCCGTCTTCTTGGCCCTGGAGCAGGAACTTGCCGCCGGGGCGGCATGA
- the nifU gene encoding Fe-S cluster assembly scaffold protein NifU produces the protein MYNEKVMEHFYNPRNVGEIKDPDGIGRVGNPTCGDIMQIAIKVKDDRIEDVKFQTFGCGAAIATSSMVTEMVKGKTLDAALDITNRAVAEALGGLPPNKLHCSNLAADALHEAIKDYKARHGGADGNGQAVGAGSDTETKTAAKAAAADGGKDKH, from the coding sequence ATGTATAACGAAAAAGTGATGGAGCACTTCTACAACCCGAGGAACGTCGGCGAGATCAAGGACCCCGATGGGATCGGGCGGGTCGGCAACCCGACCTGCGGCGACATCATGCAGATCGCGATCAAGGTCAAGGACGACCGGATCGAGGACGTCAAGTTCCAGACCTTCGGCTGCGGGGCGGCCATCGCCACGTCGAGCATGGTCACCGAGATGGTCAAGGGCAAGACCCTCGACGCGGCCCTCGATATCACCAACCGCGCCGTCGCCGAGGCCCTCGGCGGCCTGCCCCCGAACAAGCTGCATTGCTCGAACCTGGCGGCCGATGCCCTCCACGAGGCGATCAAGGACTACAAGGCCAGGCACGGCGGGGCCGACGGCAACGGACAGGCGGTGGGCGCCGGCTCAGACACCGAGACGAAGACCGCGGCCAAGGCCGCGGCGGCTGATGGTGGAAAGGACAAGCACTGA